The DNA sequence GCGAGCCCGGCCGCCGTCAGGGCGCGCACGTGGGCCGCCGGGTCGGCGCCGGGCGCGCTGTAGTGGAAGTGCGGGGTGCCGTCGTGCAGGGCGATGTACGGGCGGCTCGACGCGTCGTCGAGCAGCCGGTTGATGCGGGCACAGCGCTCCGCCAGGTCCTGCGGGCCGAAGCAGTCGGCGAGGCGGCGGGCCCAGGCGCGGACGTCCCGCCGCTGCGCGGGGGCGAGCGCGTGCTCCACGACACCGTGCGCGGCGAGCAGGGCCGACGGGTCGGCCGCCCCGGTCGCGCAGGCCGCGCTGTCCGGGTCCGTGTCGTTCGGGTCCGTGCCGTCCGGGCCCGCGTAGGCGTTCACCAGGTCCGCCGCGAGCAGTGCCGCCTCGCCTCCGTAATGGTTGAAATGCATAAGGGCATGACATCACGCTGGGCCCATGGGGAACACTCGCGCCGCGCGCGGCGCCCTCGGCCTGGTGTTCGCGCAGGTGGTCAGCCTGCAAGCGGGCGCGGCGGTCGCGAAGGCCGCGTACGCGCACGTCAGCCCGACCGCCCTCGCGGGCATGCGGCTCGGGTTCGCGGCCCTCGTCCTGTGGTGTGTGGTGCGGCCGCGGCTCGGGCGGTTCACGGCCGAGCGGTG is a window from the Streptomyces spectabilis genome containing:
- a CDS encoding CGNR zinc finger domain-containing protein, producing the protein MHFNHYGGEAALLAADLVNAYAGPDGTDPNDTDPDSAACATGAADPSALLAAHGVVEHALAPAQRRDVRAWARRLADCFGPQDLAERCARINRLLDDASSRPYIALHDGTPHFHYSAPGADPAAHVRALTAAGLAYIVCHADARRLGRCARAACGRAFVDTSRAGRRAYCSVRCANNDAVARHRARRPR